A single window of Acidobacteriota bacterium DNA harbors:
- a CDS encoding sigma-54-dependent Fis family transcriptional regulator — MIQTNSRSHKILVVDDERGARMALEVPLRMSGYDVAAATCGREAIALGQNKRFDVVLTDIYMPDITGLEVVREFRRFSPDTKIIAVTAQGSLEIAMQAVEEGAFDFIAKPFNIDEVLSIVGRAAQHAVTTQAVSPDPAHDFSASGLIGHSPQMVRAYKLTAHAARTNATVLIEGESGTGKELIARAIHNHSARTDRPFTAVNCSAMIETLLESELFGYTKGSFTGAATDRAGLFEASEGGTIFLDELSGTSQSFQASLLRVLQEKEVRRIGSRDARKIDVRVIGATNINLEEMANRGEFRADLFYRLSVLTINLPPLRLRGAEDVALLAHHFLKKYEREHGDQIRIGEDVIDLLARYSWPGNVRELENTIEHAAAVCADRLITINDLPQRIVERAAPHVIASATQPAATGLSLIDDRPSLAELERRYVQLVLSENGGNKSRAAELLGIDRRTIYRYLEVSAQTDSVSQNDDAE; from the coding sequence TTGATTCAAACCAACTCTCGATCTCATAAAATCCTGGTCGTTGACGATGAACGCGGCGCGCGCATGGCGCTGGAAGTTCCGCTGCGGATGAGCGGGTACGATGTTGCCGCTGCAACCTGCGGCCGCGAAGCCATCGCGCTCGGTCAAAACAAACGCTTCGATGTGGTGCTGACGGACATTTACATGCCGGACATCACCGGATTGGAAGTCGTGCGTGAATTCCGCCGCTTCAGCCCCGACACCAAAATCATTGCCGTCACCGCGCAAGGTTCGCTGGAAATCGCCATGCAGGCCGTCGAAGAAGGCGCATTTGATTTCATTGCCAAACCCTTCAACATTGACGAAGTGCTTTCCATCGTCGGCCGCGCAGCGCAACACGCCGTCACCACACAAGCCGTCAGCCCGGACCCCGCGCACGATTTTTCGGCTTCGGGGTTGATCGGCCACAGCCCGCAAATGGTTCGCGCGTACAAATTGACCGCGCATGCCGCGCGGACAAACGCCACTGTGCTAATCGAAGGCGAATCCGGCACCGGCAAAGAGCTGATCGCACGCGCCATTCACAACCACAGCGCGCGCACCGACCGACCGTTCACCGCCGTCAATTGTTCGGCGATGATCGAAACATTGTTGGAATCGGAGCTGTTCGGTTACACCAAAGGCAGCTTCACCGGCGCAGCCACGGATCGCGCCGGATTGTTTGAAGCTTCGGAAGGCGGCACGATTTTTCTGGATGAACTCAGCGGAACCAGCCAGTCTTTCCAGGCCAGTTTGCTGCGCGTGTTGCAGGAAAAAGAGGTTCGCCGCATCGGCAGCCGCGATGCGCGCAAAATTGATGTTCGCGTCATTGGCGCAACCAACATCAATCTGGAAGAAATGGCCAATCGCGGAGAATTTCGCGCCGATCTGTTTTACCGGCTGAGCGTTCTGACGATCAATTTGCCGCCATTACGACTGCGCGGAGCAGAAGACGTGGCGTTACTCGCACATCACTTTTTGAAAAAATACGAACGCGAACACGGCGACCAGATTCGCATCGGCGAAGACGTGATTGATTTGCTGGCGCGGTATTCCTGGCCGGGAAATGTACGAGAATTGGAAAACACCATCGAACACGCCGCAGCCGTATGCGCCGACCGGCTGATCACGATCAACGATTTGCCGCAGCGTATTGTTGAGCGCGCAGCGCCACACGTAATTGCTTCGGCAACCCAACCCGCCGCAACCGGCCTTTCATTGATTGACGACCGTCCCAGTCTGGCCGAACTCGAACGCCGGTACGTGCAACTGGTGCTTTCGGAAAACGGCGGCAACAAATCGCGCGCGGCGGAACTGCTCGGCATAGATCGTCGCACCATTTATCGTTACCTGGAAGTCTCCGCTCAAACTGACAGCGTCAGTCAAAACGACGATGCCGAATAG